The following coding sequences lie in one Silvibacterium dinghuense genomic window:
- the rpsD gene encoding 30S ribosomal protein S4: MARYTGAVCRLCRREGTKLFLKGAKCFGEKCPIEKRNFAPGQHGRDRKAKIVGYGLQLREKQKAKRIYFALEGQFREYYEKASKAPGVTGEILLQQLERRLDNVAFRLGFASSRRQARQIVRHGHVEVNGRKVNIPSYQVNVGDEIKIRPNSAKLTVVESSREFASHQPAPAWLTVDGAALSGKVIALPKREDVNLPVNEQLIVELYSK; encoded by the coding sequence GTGGCACGTTATACAGGAGCAGTCTGCCGCCTTTGCCGTCGCGAAGGCACGAAGCTTTTTCTGAAGGGCGCAAAGTGCTTTGGGGAGAAGTGCCCCATCGAGAAGCGCAACTTTGCCCCCGGCCAGCACGGCCGCGATCGCAAGGCGAAGATTGTGGGCTACGGCCTGCAGCTGCGTGAGAAGCAGAAGGCGAAGCGTATTTACTTTGCACTCGAAGGTCAGTTCCGTGAGTACTACGAGAAGGCATCGAAGGCACCGGGCGTTACCGGCGAGATCCTGCTGCAGCAGCTGGAGCGTCGTCTGGACAACGTGGCGTTCCGCCTCGGTTTTGCCAGCTCGCGCCGCCAGGCCCGCCAGATCGTGCGTCACGGTCACGTCGAGGTCAACGGCCGCAAGGTGAATATTCCTTCGTACCAGGTGAACGTGGGCGACGAGATCAAGATCCGTCCGAACTCGGCGAAGCTGACGGTGGTGGAGAGCTCGCGTGAGTTCGCCAGCCATCAGCCGGCTCCGGCATGGCTCACGGTCGATGGTGCAGCTCTTTCGGGCAAGGTCATCGCCCTGCCGAAGCGCGAGGACGTCAACCTGCCGGTCAACGAGCAGCTGATCGTCGAACTGTACAGCAAGTAA